Proteins co-encoded in one Oscillospiraceae bacterium genomic window:
- the putP gene encoding sodium/proline symporter PutP, with amino-acid sequence MNIGELIAFILYFLLVVGIGVYFFLKTKGGDEKDYFLGGRKMNSWVTALSAQASDMSAWLLMGLPGSILAYGMGKVWIAIGLLIGTILNWIYVAPRLRKFSKIANDSITIPQYLSNRFAGGHMLLQVICASVFFVCYAVYAASSFKACGLLFNSVLGIDYNIATLIATCIILLYTFLGGFAAVCWTDFYQGMIMLVALMITPIVAFIAIGQGNTLDIGTAVGISEHYWNLLPSGKFDWASASSIISGLAWGLGYFGMPHILVRFMSIKKVSMIKKSRIIALVWVVAALTAAVAVGLVGRIFIPGLSNQDSSLVFIHMARNLFPPFIAGILLSGILAASMSTADSQLLVSASAITSDIYKPLRKNASNKEILWIGRAVVMIITIIAFFIAINPKSGSIMDLVENAWAGFGSAFGPVILLSLFWKKCTYKGAVAGIFGGTVADVLWLMFLSSSTGVYELLPGFIIGFICAVLVSKSDAKNIIDSSSYFESANKATDEE; translated from the coding sequence ATGAACATCGGCGAGCTAATTGCGTTTATTCTATATTTCCTGCTTGTCGTAGGTATCGGTGTTTATTTCTTTCTGAAAACAAAAGGAGGAGATGAAAAGGATTATTTTCTAGGCGGACGTAAAATGAACAGCTGGGTCACGGCTCTCAGCGCACAAGCATCAGATATGAGCGCTTGGCTTCTCATGGGTCTTCCCGGCTCTATTCTCGCGTACGGTATGGGCAAGGTGTGGATAGCAATAGGTCTTCTTATCGGAACCATATTGAACTGGATTTATGTTGCGCCGCGACTTCGCAAATTCTCGAAAATTGCAAATGACTCCATAACAATACCACAATATTTATCAAATCGTTTTGCCGGCGGACACATGTTATTACAGGTAATATGCGCATCGGTCTTCTTTGTTTGCTATGCGGTATACGCTGCTTCAAGCTTCAAAGCATGTGGATTGTTATTTAATTCTGTTTTAGGTATTGATTATAATATTGCCACCTTAATTGCTACCTGTATTATTCTTCTATATACCTTCCTTGGCGGATTTGCTGCGGTATGCTGGACTGATTTTTATCAGGGAATGATAATGCTTGTTGCTTTAATGATTACTCCGATAGTAGCGTTTATAGCAATTGGACAGGGCAACACACTTGATATCGGCACGGCAGTAGGGATCAGTGAGCATTATTGGAATTTACTTCCTAGTGGAAAATTCGACTGGGCGAGTGCGTCATCAATTATTTCCGGACTTGCATGGGGACTCGGATATTTCGGTATGCCTCATATCCTTGTAAGGTTTATGTCAATCAAAAAAGTTTCAATGATTAAAAAAAGCCGAATAATTGCTCTTGTATGGGTTGTTGCGGCGCTCACAGCCGCTGTTGCGGTCGGACTGGTTGGTAGGATTTTCATACCGGGACTTTCAAACCAGGATTCGAGCCTAGTATTTATACATATGGCAAGAAATTTGTTTCCTCCCTTTATAGCCGGAATTCTTCTTTCCGGAATTCTCGCCGCATCGATGAGTACTGCAGATTCACAGCTTCTCGTATCTGCTTCAGCGATAACAAGCGACATATACAAACCTCTCCGTAAAAATGCAAGCAATAAAGAAATTTTATGGATTGGTCGTGCGGTTGTTATGATCATTACCATAATTGCATTTTTTATCGCAATAAACCCAAAAAGCGGAAGTATAATGGATCTCGTCGAAAATGCCTGGGCAGGCTTCGGCTCCGCGTTTGGTCCTGTTATTCTTTTATCTCTGTTCTGGAAAAAATGCACATACAAAGGAGCTGTTGCAGGTATATTCGGAGGCACTGTTGCTGATGTCCTTTGGCTGATGTTCCTTTCATCATCAACCGGTGTGTATGAGCTTTTACCGGGATTTATAATAGGATTTATATGCGCCGTGCTTGTTTCAAAATCTGACGCAAAAAATATAATTGACAGCAGCTCTTATTTTGAATCCGCAAACAAAGCAACGGACGAAGAATAA
- a CDS encoding ABC-2 transporter permease: MKFLLAKEFSLAIHPTNILFMFLSAMMLIPNYPYYVIFFYTSLGIFFICLTGRENHDIFYSMLLPVRKREIVKARIWLAVILEAAQLIFCLPFAVIRGTFNMQGNEVGMDANIAFFGISLIIIGIFNFAFFRRYYSSPDKTGKAFVWASIIEFICITIFETCAHVIPFFKNELDTPDPENLTQKLIVLSGGIIIFMALTISAYKISVKAFEKLDL; this comes from the coding sequence ATGAAATTTTTGCTTGCAAAGGAATTCAGTCTTGCCATACATCCTACAAATATATTATTTATGTTTTTGTCCGCTATGATGTTGATCCCAAACTATCCATATTATGTTATATTCTTTTATACGTCTCTAGGTATATTTTTTATTTGTCTTACAGGGCGTGAGAACCACGATATATTTTACTCTATGCTGCTCCCTGTACGCAAGCGTGAAATTGTGAAGGCAAGGATTTGGTTAGCGGTGATACTGGAAGCAGCACAGCTTATATTCTGCCTGCCTTTTGCAGTAATCAGAGGGACATTTAATATGCAAGGAAATGAAGTGGGAATGGACGCGAACATAGCTTTTTTTGGAATTTCATTAATAATTATCGGTATATTCAACTTTGCTTTCTTCAGACGATATTACTCCTCACCTGATAAAACCGGTAAAGCTTTTGTGTGGGCCAGCATAATCGAATTTATATGTATAACGATCTTTGAGACATGCGCACATGTAATACCGTTTTTCAAAAATGAACTTGATACTCCTGATCCGGAAAACCTTACGCAAAAACTCATTGTTTTGTCTGGTGGAATAATTATTTTTATGGCTCTTACAATATCTGCATATAAAATATCCGTGAAAGCTTTTGAAAAGCTTGATTTATAA
- a CDS encoding ABC transporter ATP-binding protein, with protein MKVLSVDKLTKKYSSFKLDDVSFELEPGRITGFIGRNGAGKTTTLKSLLNFVHPDSGKIEFFGLPFAQNELEIKKRIGFVSGGIDYYSKKKLKTITSVTSCFYEKWDTKSYKKYTNMFSLDENKTPEQLSAGMRVKYSLALALSHNAQLLILDEPTSGLDPVSRDDLLDVFLSLSDEGKTILFSTHITSDLDKCADDIIYIKDGRIIASEACADFVGKYLVAEYASAPSVLAGSLIGEKRAKFGYSALIEKSSYENYKTEINNTVIKDADLESIMIHLDKEETL; from the coding sequence ATGAAAGTATTATCAGTTGATAAACTCACAAAGAAATATTCATCGTTTAAACTCGATGATGTTTCATTTGAGCTGGAACCCGGGAGGATAACCGGATTTATTGGTAGAAACGGAGCAGGGAAGACAACCACACTAAAATCACTTTTGAATTTTGTACATCCGGATTCAGGTAAAATTGAATTCTTCGGGCTTCCTTTCGCTCAGAATGAGCTTGAAATTAAAAAAAGAATAGGTTTTGTTTCAGGAGGTATAGATTATTATTCAAAAAAAAAGCTTAAAACAATTACTTCTGTAACAAGCTGTTTTTATGAAAAATGGGATACAAAATCATATAAAAAATACACTAATATGTTCTCACTTGATGAAAATAAAACTCCGGAACAGCTTTCAGCGGGTATGAGAGTAAAATATTCTCTTGCTCTCGCTTTATCTCATAACGCTCAGCTTCTTATTCTCGATGAACCTACAAGCGGATTGGACCCTGTATCACGTGATGATCTTCTTGATGTATTTTTATCACTTTCTGATGAAGGAAAAACTATATTGTTTTCAACACATATAACTTCCGATCTTGATAAGTGTGCCGATGATATTATATATATAAAAGACGGGAGAATAATCGCTTCCGAGGCATGCGCGGATTTTGTCGGAAAGTACCTTGTTGCAGAATACGCTTCGGCACCGTCAGTACTTGCCGGGAGCTTAATAGGTGAAAAAAGAGCAAAGTTCGGCTATTCGGCATTAATTGAAAAATCTTCATATGAAAATTATAAAACAGAAATTAATAATACCGTAATCAAAGATGCCGATCTTGAAAGCATAATGATTCATCTTGATAAGGAGGAGACTCTATGA
- a CDS encoding AbrB/MazE/SpoVT family DNA-binding domain-containing protein produces MNKGKGKYAWTVKVGEKGQIVIPKEARDVFGISPGDTLIILGDIKRGIAIPPKNSFDKVASLIFGGIVPEGENEE; encoded by the coding sequence ATGAATAAGGGCAAAGGAAAATATGCCTGGACGGTAAAAGTAGGGGAAAAAGGACAGATCGTAATTCCGAAGGAAGCAAGAGATGTTTTTGGTATATCTCCAGGTGACACACTGATCATTCTCGGTGATATAAAAAGAGGAATAGCAATTCCGCCTAAAAATTCATTTGACAAAGTCGCTTCTCTGATTTTTGGCGGCATCGTTCCTGAAGGCGAAAATGAAGAATGA
- a CDS encoding class I adenylate-forming enzyme family protein, which translates to MPITDFLEKNAKLWPNDIALVEINPEMQPSHPITWREYNLIESAPGGKYRREMTWRDFDIKANRFANLLLTRGVKKGDKVAILLMNCLEWLPIYFGILKTGAIAVPMNYRYTADEIEYCLELSDASVLIFGPEFVGRVEQIEKKLVGIKHMFYVGCDLPIFADSYNTLTTFCSSVAPAVELNDNDDAAIYFSSGTTGFPKAILHCHLALVSSCLTEQHHHGQKKDDVFLCIPPLYHTGAKMHWFGSLISGSKAILLRGVKPEWVIRCVSSERATIVWLLVPWVQDILDSIDRGDIKLSEYNLDQWRLMHIGAQPVPPSLIRRWKKIFPNHQYDTNYGLSESIGPGCVHLGVENINKVGAIGKAGYLWETKVINSNGNEVSGDEVGELAVKGPGVMKCYYKNPEATAEILKDGWLYTGDMARIDNDGFIYLIDRKKDVIITGGENLYPVQIEDFLRANIKIKDVAVIGLPDDRLGEIAAAIISIKDGETATEDEINEYCTALPRYKRPRKIIFDDVPRNPTGKIEKPKLREKYCGGRLVEVQTTK; encoded by the coding sequence ATGCCGATTACCGATTTTCTCGAAAAAAACGCAAAATTATGGCCGAATGATATTGCGCTCGTTGAGATCAATCCTGAAATGCAGCCCTCTCATCCCATCACATGGCGTGAATATAATTTAATTGAATCAGCTCCCGGTGGCAAATACCGCAGGGAGATGACCTGGCGTGATTTTGATATAAAAGCAAACCGCTTTGCCAATCTTCTTTTAACAAGAGGTGTAAAAAAAGGCGATAAAGTAGCAATTTTACTTATGAACTGCCTCGAATGGCTTCCTATATATTTTGGTATTCTTAAAACAGGAGCTATCGCGGTACCAATGAATTATCGTTATACCGCTGATGAGATCGAATACTGCCTTGAGCTTTCTGACGCGTCAGTGCTTATCTTCGGGCCTGAATTTGTAGGTCGTGTCGAACAGATAGAAAAGAAGCTTGTAGGCATTAAGCATATGTTTTATGTCGGATGTGATCTGCCGATTTTTGCAGACAGTTATAATACACTTACCACATTTTGTTCATCCGTGGCTCCGGCAGTCGAATTAAACGACAACGATGACGCGGCAATATATTTTTCTTCAGGCACTACCGGCTTTCCAAAAGCAATACTTCACTGTCACCTTGCGCTAGTCTCATCCTGCCTTACCGAGCAGCATCATCACGGGCAAAAGAAGGATGATGTTTTTCTCTGTATTCCTCCCCTTTACCATACCGGCGCAAAGATGCATTGGTTTGGCAGTCTTATTTCCGGTTCAAAAGCGATTCTTCTTCGTGGTGTAAAGCCTGAATGGGTCATTCGCTGTGTATCCAGCGAGAGAGCCACGATCGTATGGCTTCTTGTCCCGTGGGTGCAAGATATTCTAGACAGTATAGATCGCGGCGATATAAAACTGTCAGAATATAACCTTGATCAATGGCGACTTATGCATATCGGTGCGCAGCCGGTTCCTCCGAGTTTGATTAGAAGATGGAAAAAAATATTTCCGAATCATCAGTACGATACAAATTACGGTCTTTCAGAATCAATCGGTCCCGGCTGTGTTCATCTCGGTGTCGAGAACATTAATAAGGTAGGCGCGATCGGAAAAGCGGGTTATCTCTGGGAAACAAAAGTAATAAACAGTAACGGAAATGAAGTTTCGGGCGATGAGGTTGGCGAGCTCGCGGTTAAGGGCCCCGGTGTTATGAAATGTTATTACAAAAACCCCGAAGCAACTGCTGAAATATTAAAAGATGGATGGCTTTACACCGGCGATATGGCCAGAATTGATAATGATGGCTTTATATATCTGATCGACCGTAAAAAGGATGTTATCATAACCGGAGGAGAAAACCTTTATCCCGTACAGATAGAGGATTTTCTTCGCGCAAACATAAAAATAAAGGATGTTGCGGTGATCGGACTTCCGGATGACAGACTCGGTGAAATTGCCGCGGCAATAATATCAATCAAAGATGGTGAAACAGCTACCGAAGATGAAATTAATGAGTATTGTACGGCTCTTCCCCGCTACAAGCGTCCAAGAAAAATAATTTTTGATGATGTGCCGCGAAATCC